From the Nonlabens marinus S1-08 genome, one window contains:
- a CDS encoding homoserine dehydrogenase family protein, which produces MKLVHLYLFGIGNVGKTFIQQILDSRPFFKSHHQLDVRIVGLANSSTVLTLEEGIDKEWKEIFDANGSPRDPQSFYRFSETQEAIKIAVDATASIELSRFYPEIAEHGFHIVTANKIANTLSQNFYDQLRSILKGKDLFFEYETNVGAGLPIVQTARDLYNSGERLFEINGVFSGSLGYIFNRYSQEDVLFSEVVKDALELGYTEPDPREDLSGNDVARKLLVLAREAGLKLEFEDIAIENLVTPNLRSASLSEFLTDLPQLDSYFQERKNALKEDEVLRHLGQLHVQNRQLKVSLQAVRNDTPAGQLLGSDGFFEIYSESYTQHPLVIKGAGAGREVTARGLVSDIVKISKIATSIEISQIL; this is translated from the coding sequence ATGAAACTAGTACATCTATATTTATTTGGCATTGGGAATGTTGGTAAAACTTTTATCCAACAAATTCTCGACAGCCGACCTTTTTTCAAGTCTCATCATCAACTCGATGTGCGTATCGTAGGCCTTGCTAATTCAAGCACTGTTTTGACCCTAGAAGAAGGAATTGATAAGGAATGGAAGGAAATCTTTGATGCAAATGGATCGCCTAGAGATCCACAGAGTTTCTATAGATTTTCTGAGACTCAGGAAGCCATTAAAATTGCAGTCGATGCAACAGCAAGTATAGAGCTGTCTAGATTTTATCCAGAAATTGCCGAACATGGATTTCATATCGTTACAGCAAATAAAATAGCCAATACGCTATCTCAAAACTTTTATGATCAATTACGCTCTATTTTAAAGGGGAAAGATCTCTTTTTTGAATATGAAACTAATGTAGGTGCAGGATTGCCTATAGTACAAACTGCACGAGATCTCTACAATAGCGGTGAGCGGTTGTTTGAGATCAATGGGGTGTTTTCTGGCTCTCTAGGATATATATTTAATAGGTATTCTCAGGAAGACGTGCTGTTTTCTGAAGTGGTAAAAGATGCCCTTGAATTGGGTTATACAGAACCTGACCCACGAGAAGATTTATCTGGAAATGATGTAGCTAGGAAGCTTCTCGTTCTGGCTAGGGAAGCAGGTCTCAAATTAGAATTTGAAGATATAGCCATTGAAAATTTAGTAACCCCTAATTTACGAAGCGCCTCGTTAAGTGAATTTTTGACGGATCTGCCTCAGCTGGATTCCTATTTTCAAGAGCGCAAGAACGCATTAAAAGAGGACGAAGTTCTCAGGCATTTGGGGCAATTGCATGTCCAAAACAGGCAACTGAAAGTTTCTTTGCAAGCAGTTAGAAATGACACTCCCGCTGGACAATTGCTGGGGAGCGATGGATTTTTTGAAATTTATTCTGAGAGTTATACACAACACCCATTAGTGATCAAAGGCGCTGGTGCAGGAAGGGAAGTTACTGCTAGGGGATTGGTGTCAGATATTGTAAAGATCAGCAAAATAGCTACTTCTATAGAGATATCTCAAATTCTTTAA
- a CDS encoding metallophosphoesterase family protein yields the protein MDKKIIDLGYKSGKMLLFGGVYSNLQALESLIKLANDHGIAPENCICTGDIIGYCGQPQETLETFKNWGAHSILGNVEIQLRDDQEDCGCDFTTGSRCDGFSEIWYAFAKANLHTTTKQYFKSLPDYMIFNYAGKKIGVVHGSYDQVSQFVFKSTDWNEKKASLHALKSDVIIAGHCGLPFTDQQGDAFWLNPGVIGMPANDGTTKTWAMILDDLDGFEYQHIALSYDYETAVDQMKKNALPIEYALTLKTGLWDNMEILPAAEKEQQGKEIAFQPVEQEL from the coding sequence ATGGATAAGAAGATCATAGACTTAGGCTACAAGAGTGGCAAGATGCTCCTTTTTGGAGGTGTTTACAGCAATTTGCAGGCGCTAGAAAGTTTGATCAAGCTTGCTAATGATCACGGTATTGCTCCAGAAAATTGTATTTGTACAGGCGACATTATCGGTTATTGCGGGCAACCTCAAGAGACGCTGGAAACTTTTAAGAATTGGGGAGCACATAGCATTTTGGGGAATGTAGAGATCCAGTTGCGGGACGATCAAGAGGATTGCGGCTGTGATTTTACCACAGGTTCTCGATGTGATGGTTTTAGTGAGATCTGGTACGCTTTCGCGAAAGCGAACTTACACACCACCACAAAGCAATACTTTAAATCCTTGCCTGACTACATGATTTTTAACTATGCGGGCAAGAAAATAGGCGTTGTTCATGGGAGTTATGATCAGGTCTCACAATTTGTATTTAAATCTACAGACTGGAACGAAAAGAAAGCCAGTTTACACGCATTGAAGTCTGATGTCATCATCGCAGGCCATTGCGGATTGCCTTTTACAGATCAACAAGGCGATGCCTTCTGGCTTAATCCGGGAGTGATTGGTATGCCAGCAAACGATGGAACGACTAAAACCTGGGCCATGATATTGGATGATTTGGATGGTTTTGAATATCAACATATTGCCCTGTCTTACGATTATGAAACTGCTGTGGATCAAATGAAGAAAAACGCGCTGCCCATAGAATATGCGTTGACCTTGAAAACAGGCCTTTGGGATAACATGGAAATTCTGCCAGCTGCTGAAAAAGAGCAACAAGGCAAGGAAATTGCATTCCAACCAGTAGAACAGGAATTATGA
- a CDS encoding alpha/beta fold hydrolase: MSEKLNHIAIPDLLLQSGKKQSIQVSYQTFGRELHSAPIVLVNHALTGNSNVPSWWGALVGDGETIDLNQVTVLAFDIPGNGYDGITDHLIYNYQEWCLGDVAFAFAKAIQTLNIQHIDIGIGGSIGGALLWELLAIQPKLFGTIIPIAADWKSTDWLIACCHVQEQILKYSEKPIETARQHAMTFYRAPQGLKEKFKREKLANEFKVNQWLDHHGKVLEARFSLPSYRLLNHLLWNIDAAASFEGNIEKILKRSDTIIEMIAIDSDGFFLAAEDRETFDLLRDQHPVRYHEIQSLHGHDAFLIEHDQVAQILKDIFRRNLQSDPSTRLDQVTN; this comes from the coding sequence ATGTCAGAAAAATTGAACCATATCGCTATTCCAGATCTGCTCTTACAATCTGGCAAGAAGCAATCGATTCAGGTTTCTTACCAAACTTTTGGGCGCGAATTGCACAGCGCGCCCATCGTATTGGTTAATCATGCACTGACAGGTAACTCTAACGTCCCATCTTGGTGGGGCGCCCTAGTTGGCGATGGAGAAACTATTGATCTCAATCAAGTCACGGTTTTGGCGTTTGACATACCTGGAAATGGGTATGACGGCATCACAGATCATTTGATTTATAATTATCAAGAATGGTGTTTGGGTGATGTGGCATTCGCTTTCGCGAAAGCGATACAAACCTTAAACATACAGCACATTGATATAGGCATAGGTGGTAGCATAGGAGGCGCTTTGCTCTGGGAACTTTTGGCTATTCAACCAAAGCTTTTTGGAACCATCATTCCTATCGCTGCAGACTGGAAATCTACCGACTGGCTTATCGCTTGCTGTCATGTGCAAGAACAGATTTTGAAATATTCTGAAAAACCTATTGAAACAGCGCGCCAACACGCGATGACTTTTTACAGGGCACCTCAAGGTTTGAAAGAGAAGTTCAAACGCGAGAAACTGGCCAATGAGTTTAAAGTAAACCAATGGCTGGATCATCATGGAAAAGTTTTAGAAGCACGTTTCTCGCTGCCTTCTTATAGATTGCTCAACCATTTATTGTGGAATATAGACGCAGCTGCCAGCTTTGAAGGCAACATTGAAAAAATCTTAAAAAGAAGTGATACCATAATAGAAATGATCGCCATTGATAGCGATGGATTCTTTCTAGCGGCGGAAGATCGAGAAACCTTTGATTTATTGCGAGATCAACATCCTGTGAGGTATCATGAGATTCAAAGTTTGCATGGGCACGACGCTTTCTTAATAGAACACGATCAGGTGGCTCAAATTCTAAAAGATATATTCCGCAGGAATTTACAATCAGATCCCTCAACAAGATTGGATCAGGTCACCAATTAA
- a CDS encoding sensor histidine kinase, with the protein MIVALHPDNEDQRLRSLRNINILDSLPEEKYDHITDLATFICGTKSSAISLVDENRQWFKSIKGMATCETPREVSFCSHAILNPDELMEVQDAKLDERFKSNPLVTDLENPIRYYAGIPIKNSDGMVLGTLCVLDDKPNSLSHDQKIALRNLGRQVQELVKLHVVNEDLRVSRNQLKKHNGLLEDFAGTVSHDMKMPLANLIVTSDILNKKYHGLVDDDGRKYLKYLKSSSLSLSDYITNILAHYESSAYEVDDREDFDLNELLENIIELINIKHHCDIHLPEQNYQLHCNRVALEQIFLNLIGNSIKYNDKEETVIDFGVTETEDLYKFSITDNGRGIPKENLLHIFNLFNTVGEYDRYGNQGHGIGLSTVKQLVENLGGSIHAESVLGESTTFYFSVSK; encoded by the coding sequence CAACGACTTAGATCGTTAAGGAATATTAATATTCTGGATTCCTTACCAGAAGAAAAATACGATCATATTACCGATTTAGCTACCTTCATTTGCGGCACTAAAAGCAGTGCCATTTCCCTGGTCGACGAGAATAGACAATGGTTTAAATCGATTAAAGGGATGGCGACTTGTGAAACTCCTAGAGAAGTTAGTTTTTGCTCGCACGCTATTTTAAATCCTGACGAATTGATGGAGGTTCAGGATGCCAAACTCGATGAGCGATTTAAAAGTAATCCTTTAGTAACCGACCTAGAAAACCCCATAAGATATTATGCAGGTATTCCCATAAAAAATTCAGACGGAATGGTGCTAGGAACTTTATGTGTGCTAGATGATAAGCCAAATAGTCTTTCCCATGATCAAAAAATTGCTTTACGCAATTTAGGACGACAGGTTCAAGAGTTGGTTAAACTACATGTTGTCAACGAGGATTTACGGGTCTCTAGGAATCAATTGAAAAAACACAACGGCCTACTGGAAGATTTTGCAGGTACGGTTTCGCATGACATGAAAATGCCACTAGCTAACCTTATTGTGACCTCAGACATATTAAATAAGAAGTATCACGGTCTCGTTGATGACGATGGTCGTAAGTACTTGAAATATTTAAAGAGTTCCTCTTTATCCTTAAGTGATTACATCACAAATATTCTAGCACACTACGAAAGCTCCGCTTATGAAGTGGATGACAGGGAAGATTTTGACCTTAATGAACTTTTAGAAAATATCATTGAGCTTATTAATATCAAGCACCACTGTGATATTCATTTACCAGAACAGAACTATCAATTGCATTGTAATCGCGTTGCACTGGAGCAGATTTTCCTTAACCTAATAGGCAATAGTATCAAATACAATGATAAGGAAGAGACCGTCATTGATTTTGGGGTAACCGAAACGGAAGATCTATACAAATTTTCAATAACAGATAATGGCCGCGGTATTCCTAAAGAAAACCTACTTCACATTTTCAATCTATTTAATACCGTAGGAGAATACGATAGGTATGGGAATCAAGGACACGGTATAGGACTCAGCACCGTTAAGCAACTCGTGGAAAACCTTGGAGGCTCTATTCATGCAGAATCTGTTCTAGGCGAAAGCACTACATTTTATTTTAGTGTTTCTAAATAA
- a CDS encoding tail fiber domain-containing protein, with product MKRIILSSVFLLSTFLSLSQVGIGTNSPSSASLLDIQAASGDKGIMIPRVNIVNLSNQAPIVGAIEESLLVFNLNDATGKGFYYWSGSKWEKLTTPNDTPTTSMEAGDAWSLSGNSGTTPGGGTNNYLGTSDNTDLSIATNKIEHIRVKANGNVGIGAGATNPGNALVIKTNTNFDGLSLDFLNYDLNMIQSGDIFFMQNTQATGSINLAFGNSSRLSFDTNAMLPAVDAPNNITTNNGTYDLGRFDRHFRRMYTKGVHSNDNDANGGLRINIGSNGGSLADYHFTNFSFFAVENNRDLGRNDKPWRTLYYQNAQVVSDRRKKENIAPLSHGLDKILSLKTYSYNYKNDSESKERYGFIAQDLQTDLPAVVEEAPDEMKSLSVDYTAIIPILVNAIKEQQVQIDALKKQLQ from the coding sequence ATGAAAAGAATTATACTTTCTTCCGTGTTTCTTCTATCAACGTTTCTTAGCCTTTCTCAAGTAGGAATAGGAACTAACAGTCCCAGCAGTGCCTCTTTATTAGATATACAAGCGGCATCAGGTGACAAAGGGATTATGATCCCTAGAGTCAATATCGTTAACCTTTCTAATCAAGCCCCAATTGTAGGCGCTATTGAGGAAAGTTTACTTGTTTTTAATCTTAATGATGCAACAGGAAAGGGTTTCTACTATTGGTCTGGAAGCAAATGGGAAAAATTGACAACCCCTAATGATACCCCAACGACTTCTATGGAGGCTGGAGATGCGTGGTCTCTTTCAGGAAATTCTGGAACCACACCAGGGGGTGGTACAAATAACTATTTAGGAACATCTGACAATACAGACCTTTCAATCGCTACAAATAAAATCGAGCATATCAGAGTAAAGGCAAATGGTAATGTGGGAATAGGCGCTGGAGCGACCAACCCAGGAAATGCTCTTGTGATAAAGACGAATACAAACTTTGATGGGTTATCACTTGATTTTTTAAATTATGATCTAAATATGATTCAATCTGGCGACATCTTTTTTATGCAAAACACCCAGGCCACTGGGTCGATAAATTTAGCGTTCGGGAATAGCAGCCGTCTATCATTTGATACCAATGCGATGCTCCCTGCCGTGGACGCGCCTAATAATATCACGACAAATAATGGAACTTATGACCTAGGTAGATTTGATCGCCATTTTAGAAGAATGTATACTAAAGGCGTGCATTCCAACGATAACGATGCTAACGGTGGCTTGAGAATCAATATTGGTTCTAATGGCGGCTCACTAGCTGATTATCATTTTACAAACTTTTCATTTTTTGCTGTAGAAAATAATCGTGATTTAGGTAGAAATGACAAGCCATGGAGAACCCTTTACTATCAAAACGCTCAAGTAGTAAGCGACCGTAGAAAGAAAGAGAATATTGCGCCGCTTTCTCATGGGTTAGATAAAATCCTTTCACTCAAGACTTACTCTTACAACTATAAGAATGACAGTGAAAGTAAAGAACGATATGGCTTTATTGCGCAAGATCTTCAAACAGATCTTCCAGCAGTAGTTGAGGAGGCTCCAGATGAAATGAAATCTTTATCCGTTGACTATACTGCGATTATTCCAATCCTAGTCAATGCGATTAAAGAGCAACAAGTGCAGATCGATGCCTTGAAAAAACAGCTCCAATAG
- a CDS encoding sodium:solute symporter family transporter, translated as MEYLTQTSTLQWLLIIVSSVIFFILAPDAKDVATFFKAQHRGKSPNMLMLTGSLIISWIFAKSITNAANLGLEFGLVGGVAYAGYYLSFAVAGIIIYQLRTVGGYTSIHHFLTDKYGRKAVGLFSILISFRLFNEVWSNTMVIGTYFGDMGSTPYYAAIIVFTLLTLAYTLKGGLSSSIFTDVIQMVLFSVLLMIILGVIFAEPSADVGEMLTSGTWSMELGLNLFFAAILQSFSYPFHDPVLTDRGFITSPMITRKSFLWAAVLGGICIVLFSLVGVYAQQAGLEGQAAVEVAKKLGVVLLLIINFIMITSAASTLDSTFSSFSKLLTLDLNLGATVTFGRVMMIIVAVLGTIPVFLNAEILSATTISGTMVIGLTPVFMLWKMKVPQVSYFLSVICGLFFGVLLIFEWFPDQLIFTTGKYASLLWINIYGVFLSFILFLLPAWIRRS; from the coding sequence TTGGAATACCTAACCCAGACATCGACCTTACAGTGGTTGCTTATTATAGTCAGCAGTGTGATTTTTTTCATACTCGCTCCCGATGCAAAGGATGTTGCTACCTTTTTTAAGGCACAACATCGCGGCAAGTCACCTAATATGTTGATGTTGACGGGAAGTTTGATTATCTCTTGGATCTTTGCCAAAAGCATTACCAATGCAGCAAACTTAGGGTTGGAATTTGGTCTGGTGGGAGGAGTGGCATATGCGGGATATTACCTTTCTTTTGCAGTTGCAGGTATCATTATTTATCAGCTGCGTACGGTGGGAGGCTATACCAGCATCCATCACTTTTTAACTGATAAATACGGTAGAAAGGCGGTCGGTTTGTTTTCTATATTGATCAGTTTTAGGTTGTTTAATGAAGTGTGGTCGAACACGATGGTCATTGGAACCTACTTCGGTGATATGGGGAGTACTCCTTATTATGCCGCCATCATTGTTTTTACATTATTGACGCTGGCTTACACTCTAAAGGGAGGATTGAGCAGTTCCATATTTACTGATGTGATCCAGATGGTCTTATTCTCTGTGTTGTTGATGATCATTTTAGGAGTCATATTCGCAGAGCCTTCTGCAGATGTAGGTGAGATGTTGACCAGCGGCACCTGGTCGATGGAACTGGGATTAAACCTGTTCTTTGCCGCGATCCTTCAAAGTTTTAGTTACCCGTTTCACGATCCTGTTCTGACCGATCGTGGATTTATCACGAGCCCAATGATCACGAGGAAAAGCTTTTTATGGGCTGCGGTATTAGGAGGCATATGTATTGTACTTTTTAGTCTTGTGGGGGTGTATGCACAGCAGGCCGGATTAGAAGGTCAGGCTGCGGTTGAGGTCGCCAAAAAACTAGGCGTTGTCTTACTACTCATCATCAACTTTATCATGATTACAAGTGCCGCCAGCACGCTGGACAGTACTTTTTCAAGCTTTTCTAAGCTATTGACGCTGGACTTGAACTTAGGTGCAACAGTCACCTTCGGGCGGGTGATGATGATTATCGTAGCCGTACTGGGAACCATACCTGTATTTTTAAATGCAGAAATTTTGAGCGCTACCACAATCAGTGGAACCATGGTCATAGGATTAACACCGGTATTTATGCTATGGAAGATGAAAGTACCGCAAGTCAGTTATTTTTTGTCCGTAATATGCGGCCTTTTTTTTGGAGTATTGCTCATCTTTGAATGGTTTCCGGACCAGCTCATTTTTACCACAGGAAAGTACGCATCCCTATTATGGATCAATATTTATGGAGTATTTCTTAGTTTCATTTTATTTTTACTTCCTGCATGGATAAGAAGATCATAG
- the metK gene encoding methionine adenosyltransferase has translation MPYLFTSESVSEGHPDKVADQISDALLDNFLAFDPESKVACETLVTTGQVVLAGEVKSDTYLDVQTIARDIINEIGYTKGEYQFSGDSCGVISLIHEQSQDINQGVDRDSKEEQGAGDQGMMFGYATDETDNYMPLALDISHKVLIELAKLRRENKDITYLRPDAKSQVTIEYSDDNVPQRIDAIVISTQHDPFNEDDDTMLSQIKKDLIEILIPRVQKQLPAYAQKLFNDKIKYHINPTGKFVIGGPHGDTGLTGRKIIVDTYGGKGAHGGGAFSGKDPSKVDRSAAYAARHVAKNLVAAGLATEVLVQVSYAIGVVEPTSIYVDTYGTSKVDLTDGEIAKKVAKLFDMRPAAIESRLKLRNPIYRDTAAYGHMGREPKIMTKVFESPYNGKITREVELFTWEKLDYVDQVKETFGL, from the coding sequence ATGCCCTATTTATTTACATCAGAATCTGTGAGTGAAGGTCACCCAGATAAAGTAGCCGACCAAATAAGCGATGCCTTGCTAGATAATTTTCTAGCTTTTGATCCTGAATCTAAAGTTGCCTGTGAAACCCTTGTTACTACTGGGCAAGTAGTTCTTGCAGGTGAGGTTAAATCAGATACCTATCTAGACGTTCAAACCATTGCTAGAGATATCATCAATGAGATAGGTTATACTAAAGGAGAATATCAATTTTCTGGAGATTCTTGTGGTGTGATCTCTTTGATACATGAACAGTCGCAAGATATCAATCAAGGGGTGGATCGCGATAGCAAAGAAGAACAAGGTGCTGGTGATCAAGGAATGATGTTCGGTTATGCAACTGATGAGACAGATAACTACATGCCACTGGCTTTAGATATTTCGCATAAGGTCTTGATTGAGCTGGCAAAGCTGCGACGTGAAAATAAAGACATCACCTATTTGCGGCCAGATGCTAAGTCCCAGGTCACTATCGAGTATAGTGATGACAATGTACCGCAGCGTATTGACGCGATCGTTATTTCTACACAACACGATCCTTTTAATGAAGACGATGATACAATGTTATCACAAATCAAAAAGGACTTAATTGAAATTTTGATTCCTAGGGTACAAAAGCAACTTCCTGCTTATGCGCAGAAATTGTTCAACGACAAAATTAAATATCACATCAATCCAACTGGGAAGTTTGTGATAGGTGGACCACACGGTGATACTGGGCTGACCGGACGCAAAATCATTGTGGATACCTATGGTGGTAAAGGAGCCCATGGGGGTGGAGCATTTTCTGGAAAGGATCCGTCCAAGGTGGATCGCAGCGCTGCCTATGCTGCGAGACATGTAGCTAAAAATCTAGTCGCAGCTGGACTGGCTACCGAAGTTCTTGTACAAGTATCCTATGCGATAGGAGTGGTGGAACCTACTTCCATATATGTGGACACTTACGGCACCTCCAAAGTTGACCTAACAGATGGAGAAATTGCCAAAAAAGTTGCCAAACTTTTCGATATGCGTCCAGCGGCTATAGAGTCCCGACTAAAATTACGCAACCCTATTTATAGAGATACCGCTGCTTACGGCCACATGGGTCGGGAACCTAAAATAATGACAAAGGTTTTTGAATCTCCATACAACGGTAAAATCACAAGAGAAGTAGAGTTATTTACATGGGAGAAATTGGATTATGTAGACCAGGTAAAAGAGACTTTCGGTTTATAA
- a CDS encoding rhodanese-like domain-containing protein: MRLIMIALFTVMCSAFAKAQSIDSLLKKYNSHTVPYISVEELAMNYSDYTVLDTRKKEEFEVSHLPNAIWVGENWQLSKKVATDAKIVVYCSVGVRSEDYGEQLQEAGYTEVKNLYGSIFAWKNAGFEVLDNKEKPTEKVHTYSKTWAKYLKSGIKVY; this comes from the coding sequence ATGAGATTAATAATGATTGCTTTGTTTACTGTCATGTGTTCCGCTTTCGCGAAAGCGCAATCTATAGACAGTTTACTTAAAAAGTATAATAGTCATACGGTCCCCTACATAAGTGTAGAGGAATTGGCCATGAATTATTCCGACTATACGGTGCTTGATACCCGTAAAAAGGAGGAGTTTGAAGTGAGTCACTTGCCCAATGCAATTTGGGTAGGTGAGAACTGGCAATTATCAAAAAAGGTTGCGACAGATGCTAAGATTGTAGTTTATTGCAGTGTAGGCGTACGCAGTGAAGATTATGGGGAACAATTACAGGAGGCCGGCTATACTGAGGTAAAAAATTTATATGGTAGTATTTTTGCCTGGAAAAATGCAGGTTTTGAAGTGCTCGACAATAAGGAAAAACCTACAGAGAAAGTGCACACCTATTCAAAGACCTGGGCGAAATATCTCAAGTCAGGAATTAAAGTTTATTAA
- a CDS encoding O-acetylhomoserine aminocarboxypropyltransferase/cysteine synthase family protein yields the protein MSDQQFSTQALHAGHDVKSHGGTRAVPLYQSTAYVFNNSDHAANLFSLAEPGWIYTRLNNPTVDVLEQRLAALEGGIAAVATASGTSAISTTLLTLLRAGDHIVASNSLYGGTFNLLSVTLPRLGITTTFVNPNEDDAFAKATKENTRAIFVESLGNPKLDVLDLKKISQQAKASKVPLIVDNTVATPYLLNPIEHGANIVIHSLTKYINGNGTALGGIIIDAGTFDWTNGKFPEFTEPSAGYHGLVYSEALEAAAFIAKVRIEGLRDLGGAISPFNAWQIIQGLETLNLRVAQHSKNALDLATWLKEQSDVAWVNYPGLESSDYYELAKEYLPKGQSGIVTFGVKGGYENAKKVVDSAKVFSLLANIGDTKSLIIHPASTTHQQLKDEDQLSTGVTKDLIRLSVGLEDLADLKQDLVNAFQQIKSTVEA from the coding sequence ATGTCAGATCAACAATTTTCAACCCAAGCATTACACGCAGGACACGATGTAAAATCCCACGGCGGCACTCGCGCTGTTCCATTGTATCAATCCACTGCCTACGTTTTCAACAACAGCGATCACGCGGCAAATCTATTTTCACTTGCAGAACCTGGATGGATTTACACCCGTTTGAACAACCCAACCGTCGATGTGTTGGAACAACGACTCGCAGCATTAGAAGGTGGAATTGCAGCAGTGGCCACTGCTTCAGGAACCAGTGCTATTTCTACCACATTATTAACGCTGTTGCGTGCGGGAGATCACATTGTGGCGAGCAACTCCCTTTATGGAGGCACTTTCAATTTGCTTTCTGTGACACTTCCACGTTTGGGGATCACGACTACTTTTGTGAACCCTAATGAGGATGACGCTTTCGCGAAAGCGACAAAAGAAAACACCCGTGCGATATTTGTAGAATCATTAGGTAACCCAAAATTAGATGTACTAGACCTCAAAAAAATCAGCCAACAAGCTAAAGCATCTAAAGTTCCATTGATTGTGGACAATACGGTTGCTACACCATACTTGCTCAATCCTATCGAGCACGGTGCGAATATCGTGATCCATTCCTTGACTAAATACATCAATGGTAACGGCACTGCGCTAGGCGGGATCATTATTGATGCAGGAACTTTTGACTGGACCAATGGTAAGTTTCCAGAATTTACTGAACCATCTGCTGGATACCACGGTTTAGTTTATAGCGAGGCACTAGAAGCCGCAGCGTTTATTGCAAAAGTCCGGATTGAAGGACTGCGCGATTTAGGAGGAGCCATTTCTCCATTCAATGCATGGCAAATTATTCAGGGTCTAGAGACCTTAAATTTGCGCGTCGCTCAACATTCTAAAAATGCCTTAGACTTAGCTACATGGCTCAAAGAACAATCAGATGTCGCCTGGGTAAATTATCCAGGACTGGAATCCAGTGATTATTATGAGCTCGCCAAAGAATATTTGCCTAAGGGTCAAAGCGGGATTGTTACCTTTGGTGTGAAAGGTGGTTACGAGAATGCTAAGAAAGTTGTGGACAGTGCCAAAGTATTTTCGCTGTTAGCAAACATAGGAGATACGAAATCCTTAATCATTCACCCGGCAAGCACTACCCACCAGCAATTGAAAGATGAAGACCAATTAAGCACTGGTGTGACTAAAGATTTGATTCGGTTGTCAGTAGGACTTGAAGATCTTGCCGATTTGAAGCAAGATCTAGTCAATGCCTTCCAACAAATCAAGTCAACAGTAGAGGCATAG